A genomic region of Streptomyces rimosus contains the following coding sequences:
- the pdxR gene encoding MocR-like pyridoxine biosynthesis transcription factor PdxR has protein sequence MDDPWATFGRDLHLDLSGSGGVRTSLMRALREAVRTGRLAPGTRLPSSRSLAADLGIARNTVADAYAELVAEGWLSARQGSGTRVARRAEPLRPAPPARRAAPARVPDRPRYDLRPGTPDVSAFPRAAWLAASRRAITAAPSEAFGYGPPLGRPELRTVLADYLARARGVRTDPERILICTGFMQGLGLLARALRGAGVREIGSEAYGLHFHRDVLTRAGLRSVPLPVDPYGADTERLADLTGVRAALLTPAHQFPTGVPLHPDRRAAVIDWARSTGGLVLEDDYDGEFRYDRQPVGAVQGLDPDRVAYLGTASKSLAPALRLAWMVLPDHLVEPVLALKSTGEWQTAALEQLTLAEFLSSGAYDRHVRGMRLRYRRRRDQLVSALAGQAPHIRVGGIAAGLHVVLELPPGTEQSVVQAARWQGLALEGLSSFAHPAAADGGTPRDALVVAYGRPPEHAFAGALEALLRVLPPVP, from the coding sequence ATGGACGATCCGTGGGCCACTTTCGGCCGCGACCTGCACCTCGACCTCTCCGGCAGCGGCGGCGTCCGCACCTCCCTGATGCGCGCCCTGCGCGAGGCCGTGCGCACGGGCCGCCTCGCCCCCGGCACCCGGCTGCCCTCCTCCCGCTCGCTCGCCGCGGACCTCGGCATCGCCCGTAACACCGTCGCCGACGCCTACGCCGAGCTGGTCGCCGAGGGGTGGCTCAGTGCGCGGCAGGGCTCCGGGACCCGGGTCGCCCGGCGCGCCGAACCGCTGCGGCCCGCCCCGCCCGCTCGGCGCGCCGCTCCTGCCCGGGTGCCTGATCGTCCGCGCTACGACCTGCGACCCGGCACCCCGGACGTCTCCGCGTTCCCGCGTGCGGCGTGGTTGGCCGCGTCGCGCCGCGCGATCACCGCGGCGCCCAGTGAGGCGTTCGGTTACGGGCCGCCGCTCGGCCGCCCTGAGCTGCGTACTGTGCTCGCCGACTACCTGGCCCGCGCCCGCGGCGTACGGACCGATCCGGAGCGCATTCTGATCTGCACCGGGTTCATGCAGGGCCTCGGCCTGCTGGCCCGTGCCCTGCGGGGCGCAGGCGTACGGGAGATCGGCAGCGAGGCGTACGGCCTGCACTTCCACCGCGATGTGTTGACCCGCGCCGGACTGCGTTCCGTCCCGCTGCCGGTCGACCCATACGGCGCGGATACGGAGCGACTGGCCGACCTGACGGGCGTACGGGCCGCCCTCCTCACCCCGGCGCACCAGTTTCCCACGGGCGTACCGCTGCACCCCGACCGCCGGGCCGCCGTCATCGACTGGGCGCGGTCCACCGGCGGACTGGTGCTGGAGGACGACTACGACGGTGAGTTCCGCTATGACCGGCAGCCTGTCGGGGCTGTTCAGGGGCTTGATCCGGATCGTGTCGCCTATCTCGGTACCGCCAGCAAGAGCCTCGCCCCTGCCCTGCGGCTGGCCTGGATGGTGCTGCCGGACCATCTCGTGGAACCGGTCCTCGCCCTGAAGAGCACGGGCGAGTGGCAGACCGCCGCGCTGGAGCAGCTGACGCTCGCCGAGTTCCTCAGCTCGGGCGCGTACGACCGGCATGTGCGCGGTATGCGGCTGCGGTACCGGCGTCGGCGTGATCAGCTCGTATCCGCGCTCGCCGGGCAGGCGCCGCACATCCGGGTCGGCGGCATCGCGGCCGGGCTGCACGTCGTCCTCGAACTGCCACCCGGCACCGAGCAGTCCGTCGTCCAGGCCGCCCGCTGGCAGGGCCTCGCGCTGGAGGGGCTGAGCAGTTTCGCGCACCCCGCGGCGGCGGATGGCGGGACGCCGCGCGACGCCCTGGTCGTGGCGTACGGAAGGCCGCCGGAGCATGCGTTCGCGGGAGCGCTGGAGGCGCTGCTACGGGTGCTCCCGCCCGTGCCGTAG
- a CDS encoding carboxymuconolactone decarboxylase family protein, producing MTTNENPRQGHHHPRISIAPNAPEVYRAMVALDAAAKKGLDPALVHLVKIRASQINHCAFCIDMHIKEARKEGETEERVYLLNAWEEAAGHYTAKEQAALALTEAVTVLTDGFVPDAVYERAAGQFEEAELAQLIALITTINAWNRFGVTTRMTPGQV from the coding sequence ATGACCACGAACGAAAACCCCCGGCAGGGGCACCACCACCCGCGCATCTCCATCGCGCCCAACGCGCCCGAGGTCTACCGGGCGATGGTCGCGCTCGACGCGGCGGCCAAGAAGGGGCTGGATCCGGCGCTGGTCCACCTGGTGAAGATCCGCGCGTCGCAGATCAACCACTGCGCCTTCTGCATCGACATGCACATCAAGGAAGCCCGCAAGGAAGGCGAGACGGAGGAGCGCGTGTACCTCCTCAACGCCTGGGAGGAGGCGGCCGGGCACTACACCGCCAAGGAGCAGGCCGCTCTCGCGCTCACCGAGGCCGTCACCGTCCTCACGGACGGCTTTGTGCCGGACGCGGTGTACGAGCGGGCCGCCGGCCAGTTCGAGGAGGCCGAGCTCGCCCAGCTCATCGCCCTGATCACGACCATCAACGCGTGGAACCGCTTCGGCGTCACCACCCGTATGACGCCGGGGCAGGTGTGA
- a CDS encoding carboxymuconolactone decarboxylase family protein — protein MTTATGSARLNFHKLAPGIYQALLNAHIAAKKGLGDPVLAELVLIRASQINHCAFCLDMHVKDARKAGVSEERIYLLNAWEEATGHYTAKEQAALALTEAVTVLTDGFVPDAVYERAAAHFDERELAHLIALITTINMWNRINVAIRQPIGGGA, from the coding sequence ATGACGACCGCCACCGGCTCCGCCCGGCTCAACTTCCACAAGCTCGCCCCGGGGATCTACCAGGCCCTGCTGAACGCGCACATCGCCGCGAAGAAGGGCCTGGGCGATCCCGTCCTGGCCGAGCTGGTCCTGATCCGCGCCTCGCAGATCAACCACTGCGCGTTCTGCCTCGACATGCACGTCAAGGACGCGCGGAAGGCCGGGGTGTCCGAGGAGCGCATCTACCTCCTCAACGCCTGGGAGGAGGCGACCGGGCACTACACCGCCAAGGAACAGGCGGCCCTCGCGCTCACCGAGGCCGTCACCGTACTGACGGACGGCTTTGTGCCGGACGCGGTGTACGAGCGCGCCGCCGCGCACTTCGACGAGCGTGAACTCGCCCACCTCATCGCCCTGATCACCACCATCAACATGTGGAACCGCATCAACGTCGCGATCCGGCAGCCCATCGGAGGCGGCGCGTGA
- a CDS encoding isocitrate lyase/PEP mutase family protein codes for MTAAALRALHHGRAADDPLVLPGPWDAESARIFAAAGFPALATPSAGVSAALGYADGSTPPDEMFAAVARIVRAVEVPVTADLEAGYGLPAKELVERIAAAGAVGCNIEDSDHRSGALTDAGRQADRLAEIRAAAGDELVINARIDVFLPGRCGSGGTDGAGGTEDSGATDLAVQVEEAVRRGLRYAAAGADCVYPILAPPHVLRELADRIGLPVNALAVPGGPPPRELGVAGASRVTFGGGLHGRAMGAVRAMAEELRTG; via the coding sequence GTGACCGCCGCGGCCCTGCGCGCCCTGCACCACGGCCGGGCGGCGGACGATCCGCTCGTGCTGCCCGGTCCGTGGGACGCCGAGAGCGCGCGGATCTTCGCGGCGGCCGGTTTCCCGGCCCTGGCCACGCCGAGCGCGGGGGTGTCGGCGGCACTCGGGTACGCGGACGGCAGCACGCCGCCGGACGAGATGTTCGCGGCGGTCGCCCGGATCGTACGGGCGGTGGAGGTGCCGGTCACGGCCGATCTGGAGGCCGGGTACGGGCTGCCCGCGAAGGAGCTGGTGGAGCGCATCGCCGCTGCCGGGGCGGTGGGCTGCAACATCGAGGACAGTGATCACCGCAGCGGGGCGCTCACGGATGCCGGTCGGCAGGCGGACCGGCTGGCGGAGATCCGGGCGGCGGCCGGGGACGAGCTGGTGATCAACGCTCGTATTGATGTGTTCCTGCCCGGGAGGTGCGGTTCCGGCGGTACGGATGGTGCCGGTGGTACGGAGGATTCCGGCGCTACGGACCTCGCCGTACAGGTGGAGGAGGCGGTGCGGCGCGGGCTGCGGTACGCCGCCGCGGGCGCCGACTGCGTCTATCCGATCCTCGCGCCGCCGCACGTCCTGCGGGAACTGGCGGACCGGATCGGGCTGCCGGTCAACGCCCTCGCCGTACCGGGCGGCCCGCCCCCGCGCGAACTGGGCGTGGCGGGCGCGTCCCGGGTCACCTTCGGGGGCGGGCTGCACGGGCGGGCGATGGGGGCGGTGCGGGCGATGGCTGAGGAGTTGCGTACGGGCTGA
- a CDS encoding Clp protease N-terminal domain-containing protein: MTEPTRSTPPIRLDELIETIKKVHTDALDQLTDAVLAAEHLGEIADHLIGHFVDQARRSGASWTDIGKSMGVTKQAAQKRFVPKAPGEASDLDPSQGFGRYTERARNVVVTSQNEAHAASNDQIGTHHLVLGLLAEPDGLAARAIVAQGVTLDAVRQRVTESLPPAAAKMPALIPFDAQAKKALELTFREALRLGHNYVGTEHILLALLELEDGEGVLSGLGITKAATEADITAALAKIVGEREEGK, from the coding sequence ATGACGGAACCCACCCGCAGTACTCCGCCCATCCGCCTCGACGAACTGATCGAGACCATCAAGAAGGTCCATACGGACGCGCTGGACCAGCTCACCGACGCGGTACTCGCCGCCGAGCACCTCGGTGAGATCGCCGATCACCTGATCGGCCACTTCGTGGACCAGGCCCGCCGCTCGGGCGCCTCCTGGACGGACATCGGCAAGAGCATGGGCGTCACCAAGCAGGCGGCCCAGAAGCGGTTCGTGCCCAAGGCGCCCGGTGAGGCGTCGGACCTCGACCCCAGCCAGGGCTTCGGCCGTTACACCGAGCGCGCCCGCAACGTGGTGGTGACCTCGCAGAACGAGGCCCACGCCGCGAGCAACGACCAGATCGGCACCCACCACCTGGTGCTCGGCCTGCTGGCCGAGCCGGACGGCCTCGCGGCGCGGGCGATCGTGGCGCAGGGCGTGACGCTGGACGCCGTACGGCAGCGCGTGACCGAGTCGCTGCCGCCCGCGGCGGCGAAGATGCCCGCGCTGATCCCGTTCGACGCGCAGGCGAAGAAGGCGCTGGAACTCACCTTCCGCGAGGCGCTGCGCCTGGGCCACAACTACGTCGGCACCGAGCACATTCTGCTGGCGCTGCTGGAACTGGAGGACGGCGAGGGAGTGCTGAGCGGCCTCGGTATCACCAAGGCGGCGACCGAGGCCGACATCACCGCGGCGCTGGCCAAGATCGTCGGGGAGCGGGAAGAAGGGAAGTGA
- a CDS encoding TetR/AcrR family transcriptional regulator, translating into MRTVNSEEHARKRAHILRAAAGEFAAHGVDGTSTARICRAAGIGSGTLFHYFATKRDIFHALFGDDVPRNAEACARALAAERPDDGLDLLLDHLLADLADPLVPGLAAAAVFQANRDEEFARMVLTDSAQIRTALTTLTTRLAAAGRQLAFPPERAAGWIQSLIDGAYLTAGEPDFDPEAHAAELRQIVAWLTGRDRYGAPAQPADGPAPSHP; encoded by the coding sequence ATGCGTACCGTCAACTCCGAAGAGCACGCCCGCAAACGGGCCCACATCCTGCGCGCCGCGGCCGGGGAGTTCGCCGCGCACGGCGTGGACGGCACGTCCACCGCCCGTATCTGCCGCGCCGCCGGAATCGGATCCGGCACGCTCTTCCACTACTTCGCCACCAAGCGCGACATCTTCCACGCCCTGTTCGGCGACGATGTGCCGCGCAACGCCGAAGCGTGCGCCCGCGCACTCGCCGCGGAGCGGCCGGACGACGGCCTCGACCTCCTGCTGGACCACCTGCTCGCCGACCTCGCCGACCCACTGGTGCCGGGCCTGGCCGCCGCGGCCGTCTTCCAGGCCAACCGGGACGAGGAGTTCGCCCGGATGGTCCTCACCGACAGCGCGCAGATACGGACCGCCCTGACCACCCTGACCACGCGGCTCGCCGCGGCAGGGCGGCAGCTCGCCTTCCCTCCCGAACGGGCCGCCGGCTGGATCCAGAGCCTGATCGACGGCGCCTATCTCACGGCCGGCGAACCGGACTTCGACCCCGAGGCGCACGCCGCCGAACTACGGCAGATCGTCGCCTGGCTGACCGGCCGGGACCGGTACGGCGCGCCTGCGCAACCCGCCGACGGGCCCGCCCCGTCACACCCCTGA